A segment of the Rhizoctonia solani chromosome 12, complete sequence genome:
AGAAAGCACATTTATGAGTGATAGAATAATAACGAGCTACATCAAAACCAAAACCTCACGTTCCCTGTCTTACTCAACAATGAGTTCCGATACGCTCCAATCCTCAAAACTTCCGTCAGGAAGATACCTCCTAATAACGAGCGGTATTTTTTTCTGCGCAAGCTCCTTAATCGCGATCTGTAGTGGGTCCGACTCGCCATCAAGGGGAACGAGTACAGGGGCGTTCATACTAAGCAAAACAAGCGAAACATTAGCGTTTAGATTAGAACAAATTTTAGCAGCCACCATTTAACGTACCTAATCTGCAACGCCCTTGTCCCCAGAATTCTGGCCCTCTCATATTTGGTCAAGTACCTTGTTGTAATTCGCTCTTTGTTGGGTTGCCGTTGCTGCTCCACTACACCCAGATCAACCGGTTCCCTGTCTACATCCATCGCACCCGTTCCGGCCGCCTGGCcatcctctccttgttgttCTCCATTAAGGAGGTCGTACCCGGGATCCTCGTCCTcctaaaaaaaaaagtgaaATAGATAGGCTAAGTCGCACATTGAATAGCACAAATTACTTACGGGCAATGGCTCGTCAAAGGTACTTTACCACAAGCCCAAAGTAAGCAAAAGCAAACTTTTAGTTATTCTATACCTACTCGTTCATTCCTCCATCATAATCATCATCTCCTCCTCCACCATAGTCGGACATTTTTTAGGGAGTAAGGATTAAAAATTAGAGAGGGAGGTGGTGTTTAGGAATGTGGAGGTCAAGAACTTGTAATTGGCGATTGTTTGGACTTGGAAATGATCGGCGGTTAGCGTCGAATGTTACGTGTGTAACCGTGGCTCATGTGGCTATAGATACAGCAGATCATTCACAACCCTGTTGGGCTGATACTAACTTCCATAATCCTGATAAACCAAGAACGTGGATTTAAGCTATTATGAATTTATTTGACCATGGAATGGATATCTTAGAACATCCATTTCTCGCATCCGATGTTTAGCCGATTGTCACTCACACACTGAAATATACGAACGGGTGGACCAATAGCGTCATTCAGGTCAAGACATTCCAGTCTGAACTGAGTCCCATAAATATCCAAGCTCCGTGAGCTCCTATGAATCTCCGGGGTTTGGGACAAATGACAGAGCGGGGGCCCAGTACCCACTGAGCCCGAGTAGCCCTCCCCCACATTGTGAAGAAAGAAACTATCTCGGAGCAATGAAGCCGCAGAAAAGCTAGTCCATATTCACTTTCGACTAAATTTTCTTATCGAACGCGTAGGTAACGTTAGGATTCCCGCGTAGCCCATGTGGCCACCGTGGTAGTACATGCCAACTATTGCATCGTAAATCACATACCACAGCCGCAAACGGAGGATAGACACCCGATCTACGCCCGGACGCACTCGATCAGGCTCTCGTAATCATTCCTTCTTCAGATACGGCTCTATTATTTATTCTAGATTTCTAAAAATTATGCGAGAGAAGCGATGGTTGAGAGTAGGGTGTGAGGTATGGCCTAATCATCGGTAATCAATAGAAATGTGGGTGCCGGTAGTTCTGAATTGGCCCCGCGATTAATTTAGATGCGAGGAAGGTTATTGAATGCTTAGCATCTTGCTCTATGCCAGTCAGTCTAGCACTGCAATACACACAACGTTTTGGGGTGGATTGTGATCAATCCAAGGTCTAATCAGCCTTGGAAGGTACCGGCGCCTATCGCTGCCGATCATGTGATAGAGTCTCACGCTCCAATCGCGGACGATCGGCACACGTTTTTCGTTCTGCGCACGCCCACCACCACTGCCGTCTCATCGCCGCTGATCGACCTCTCTTTGCGCGCCCCAAACGCTGTGGAGACAACTTATCAACCTCTCACTTGCCCCAACTGATCTCCGGGAAGCATCTAACCTTGACGTCAAACCCGCAGGCATTTTATGTCTTCCAAACGCGTGTAGAATCAGCCCTGGCCAATCTCATTTGTTACTCCAGGTATTGCCCGTCTGGGATATGAGTGCTCGGTACATCCCCTATCTCATACTGGGCGCTCAGCCTTGCCCAGACTTTGACCGTGAGTTATGTACAGAGGCAGTACCGCGCTGGGAGACCATCTGACTCGTCTCCAAGTGGATTGAGCGCGCTTGGATCTTGGTAGGGACTGCGGATCTTTCCCGTGTGCACGTTGTGCCTCGATGAGCTTCGATCATGtcttcccccccccccccgacACATCCGACGGCATTGCGCCCTGATTATGCGCTCCACTATGGCGCGGTCCCACCTCTTCACATGGGAACGTTGGAGCAGGCTAGGTTTCGTTTCGGCTTGAAGATAGCGCATATGCGCAGACCTAGTCGTTTTTTAATAGGAACTTGCCGACTGTTGCATTTCATTTGAAGAGAGAAAAAGAGAAGGTCGACCACGATGCGAGATGTAGGACGGCAAGACAGACTGCTGGTAAGTTGTCCATGCTCCTGGGAGTTGCCGTCTGCCGCATGCCAGGTACGTGTGGAGAATCTAACTCTGGAGAGAGATATGAATCAATCTAATCCGTGCTATCCCCGCTGACGAATGGGCAGTGCTTTCGATGGATGAAAGAACACGGACTATCTACGAACAGTTTTCTTACTGGATGCGATGAGCGGCGAACGTCGGCGAGAATCGATATGCTTTTCGGTTTAGTTTGTTCCGACCCCTCGATTCTTAGACAGCGAAGGGAACAGAACGAGACTGGATAGAACGAGATCGTACATCCAGGCCAGACCGATGGGTGGCAGATTATGTGCTCCACGCGTGATTAGCCCATCTATCTCTTGCCCGATTTGTTCTACAAGGAATTTCTAACTAGGATGAGATGGATGGGATGCTCTATTGGAATACGTGGACTCGGACGGTACGATCGTATGCGAGCGAGCGAGTCGGATTGCGTCCTCGAGGTGAACAACCTCGACGGGAGGACGGTACGAGCTACCTATCTCGGGAGAATTATATCGCACGAAATTGCGGGGGACGGACCCGGACCTGGGCCAAATCGGACTAGGATATTATTCTCCGGGATATCGAGTTGCGCTTGGTCGTTGGTATGACGTTGGACTCGCAACTCTACTTCCCCGCACCCAGCTGTGTTCATCGCGACCGCCTAGATATCATCGAGCCGGGGGTGAATCGAGGGTGGGCTATTTGGCGAGAGCGGACCGGTCGTAGTACCTCTATCGCTGCACGAGGAGGACGCATGTCCCTCGACAAGACGTTCTCTCGCGGAGATACTTTTACTGATAGGAACAACTTGCCATACTACACTCGTGCGTGAATTTTTTGGTCAGGGATTATTGGATGGAGCGATTCCTACTGGTCACCTGTGGTTGGATCCGTCCTGGGGTTCTAGCACACGTTGAGACTGGGTGGAATGAATCGTTACGTTCGTATCTCTTGAGGCCTGGCTGAAGCTTGCCCCCTTGTGAGATTGGCTCTGAAGTATGTTGAGAACGTGTAGAGGGACGACCAATCGGGCGTGTTCAGTATGCCTTTATCTCTGTCTGACGTACAGGAACAGTGGTACTTTATGTACATAAAACCCCACCCTGCGAATACACCATTTTTTTCATTTTGAATAACGCGCCACCCCTGATGGATCATGACGATCCGTGACGGTTTGGGTCTGATCCATCATGCAAGGCTCGAGACGAGTGCTAGACAGACTGGGAACTGCGAAACGCAAAACGTTGTTGCAACACGGACGTACTGTTCACGTTGATCACTTGGAAAACACGTAGATCAGCTCCTATACAAGTGACGAATTTGGATCGAGGAGTCAAGTATAGCGTGGCCTAAAAGAGCATGTGGTTCCCGATAGGGTGGGACCCCTGTATATCATCTCGCGTCGTGGGTGGGTACATCGCTTTACACGTTGTCAAGTGACATCCCCCACCATCTCTCTATGTAGAACGGAGGAGATGGGTATAGATATGTAATAATATTTGACTGTATTCGTACAGGGCCTGCGATCCACCCTTGACTATTCTACTAATGAAATGCCAGTAATCCTCCGAGCGGAGGAATGAGGTCCGGGAAACACGTTGTTTCACGGTTTTTTTATATACCCCTGGCTCGGCCCAATTGGTTCGCTGAGCTCGATTTTGGTCGATCGAGACGAGATAGGGACGTCACGAGACTTGTGTATACGTCTGAAGGATATAAAGTAATTTATGGCTTGGGATGGTATATTCGGTTTTTCGATAGGGTTTGAACTCAGTCGGCTGTGCGTGCCGATGATGTCTTTCGCGTGATAGGGGATGGGTCGCATATAGCgagcatatatatatatgcgttgtGCGTGCACAGAGGTCGGATACGATTTCGTTGATGGTTGTGTTGAATATGGCAGTGGGCGGGGCGTAACAGACCCGATGCGCATCGGGGAGCGATATGATCTATGGACAAGTTCGATAGCGCAAAGTCTAGGACGGCCAACAAAGGGTCGGGATGCGGACCGCTTAGGCACGTTGTGTGGGTGGCGCAACGTGTTGATGCGAAGCGAATGCTTAGGGCCGGCCGGGCGAGCTGACCGGCGGCAAAAGCAAAAAGCAGGAAAGAGTAAGGAGGAGCGAAAAAGTAATAGTAGTCGTCGAAGTCGAAGTAGGGGGAGGAGGAGGGACACGCCGAATGGTCGAGGCGAGAGGGAAGCACAAGGATCCAAATGAGGATTGGTTGGGAGGATTATTCGGGGTGGCCAAACGAGAAGTGTGTACAAGCAATGATGGGGACTGTTTGAAATGGGATCGCACTTATAGCGCCGGGACCAGAGTATCGATTTGAACCTCACGCCTTTTTGCTTGCTTGCTTGCGCCAGTCGCTAGCTTGCTCTCTTGCTATCGCTATCGATATTAGAATATCTTATTGATTATTCGAACTTACGACCTTGTTATGGAGTACTCGTTTGTGACGCCCGCCACCCCACAGGCACCGCCCGCAGGACCGTCTGCACCGGTGCCGACGACGCCCAAGACGATCAGCGCGCGATTGAAGCAACGGCGAGTGTCGTTGCCTTCGACGCAGCTGCGCAGCCACTCGGCGCTTTTCCGGGACGAGATGGCCCTCGACGAGCCTGTCAAGAACGAGCCCCGCGACGAGCCCAGCGCACGGACCACACCCGCGTCGGTCTCTCCTGTCGATGCTAAGCCGGTCAAGAAGCAACGTAAAAAGTGGACGACCGAGGAGACACAGATGCTCGTCGATGGCTGCAACGAGGTCCGTGTCTGCGCTATTTTTGCCGATATATACATATGCTAATGATATATTAATGAATATGTCATGTATTTAGTGGGGAGTGGGTAACTGGAAGGCGATCCTGAACGACCCGCGCTTTGTGTTCCAGAGCCGGTCGCCTGTTGATCTCAAGGACCGGTGGGTGCGATTGCAATCTGGTTGTGATCTACTTACTCACACGCATTGCAGGTTCCGCACCTATTTCCCCGACGCGTACCGTCTGCACTATCCCAATGCCAAAACACACTTGTCGTCGCGTGTGCGCTCGACTCTCCCCGACGGCActtccatttttgagaaAACTCGCTCGAAAAAGCGCCGACCATTTTCaaaggaagaagacgaaGCGCTTCGCCGCGGTTACGAGCAGGTGAGGTCATTGCTCCACTCTCATTTCGCACTCTCACACACCTCATCTAGCACGGCACTGTATGGGCCACCATTGTCAAAGACCCAGTGTTCCAGCAAAGGCGCAGCACCGACTTGCGTGACCGATTCCGTAATGCCTTCCCCGATCTCTATCAGCAAGCCGGCTACAAGCCCCGTCCTGCTCGCAAGACCCAGAAGGCTCGC
Coding sequences within it:
- a CDS encoding DNA-directed RNA polymerases I, II, and III subunit RPABC2 is translated as MSDYGGGGDDDYDGGMNDTFDEPLPEDEDPGYDLLNGEQQGEDGQAAGTGAMDVDREPVDLGVVEQQRQPNKERITTRYLTKYERARILGTRALQISMNAPVLVPLDGESDPLQIAIKELAQKKIPLVIRRYLPDGSFEDWSVSELIVE